In a genomic window of Rhizobium tumorigenes:
- a CDS encoding ABC transporter ATP-binding protein: protein MAISIQIDHVSREYGPVKALDDVTLEIKAGEFFTLLGSSGCGKSSLLKLIGGFDRQTSGRVAFDGKDVGDVPANRRPVNTVFQNLALFPHMSVAQNIGYGLRLKGMSNATLQAKVDDALDLVELSGFGPRDVNLLSGGQRQRVALARALVMEPGILLLDEPLTGLDERLRQQMRDEFGRLHKRTGATFILVTHNQDEALSLSDRMAVMHRGRIEQVDVPAQFFETPANAFVARFVGIDTVLRPEAVISVGDHAQATVAGQVMPVRTAGPLDPTASVVAIRPDRLFLTPSGASPSLRLTVVDTTFRGLHRDLKLAFADGQTLMIVIDADSGDLAIGQEVSVGLKPGAAVLIAS, encoded by the coding sequence ATCATGTCAGCAGAGAGTACGGGCCTGTCAAGGCGCTCGACGACGTGACGCTCGAGATCAAGGCGGGCGAATTCTTCACGCTGCTTGGATCGTCCGGATGCGGGAAAAGCTCGCTCTTGAAGCTGATCGGCGGCTTTGACCGCCAGACCTCGGGTCGTGTTGCGTTCGACGGCAAGGATGTCGGCGACGTTCCGGCCAATCGTCGGCCGGTCAATACCGTCTTCCAGAACCTGGCATTGTTTCCGCATATGAGCGTTGCCCAGAATATCGGCTACGGGCTTCGTCTGAAGGGGATGTCCAACGCGACGCTTCAGGCAAAAGTAGATGATGCGCTGGATCTTGTCGAACTCTCAGGCTTCGGGCCGCGCGACGTCAATCTGCTCTCCGGCGGCCAGCGGCAACGGGTGGCGCTCGCCCGCGCCCTGGTCATGGAGCCGGGCATCCTGCTGCTGGACGAACCGCTGACCGGGCTGGACGAACGCTTGCGCCAGCAGATGCGCGACGAATTCGGACGCTTGCACAAGCGCACCGGCGCGACCTTCATTCTGGTCACCCATAATCAGGACGAAGCTCTCAGCCTCTCCGATCGCATGGCGGTCATGCATCGCGGCCGCATAGAGCAGGTCGACGTGCCGGCGCAGTTTTTCGAGACACCGGCGAATGCCTTCGTCGCCCGTTTCGTCGGCATCGATACGGTGCTGCGGCCGGAGGCGGTGATATCGGTTGGCGATCATGCGCAGGCCACTGTCGCCGGTCAGGTGATGCCCGTGCGCACGGCCGGACCGTTGGACCCGACGGCCAGTGTCGTTGCCATTCGGCCGGACCGCTTGTTTCTGACGCCGTCGGGCGCCTCTCCGTCGCTGCGGCTCACCGTTGTCGACACGACTTTCCGGGGCCTGCATCGGGATCTGAAACTCGCCTTTGCCGATGGGCAGACGCTGATGATCGTGATTGATGCCGATAGCGGGGATCTCGCTATAGGGCAGGAGGTGTCAGTTGGCCTGAAGCCCGGTGCGGCAGTCCTGATTGCAAGTTAG
- a CDS encoding ABC transporter substrate-binding protein yields the protein MTIHDRPLSSNRNSNVQRRDFLKLMGAGAALSAGGLGFASRLAAQGAGTVAFWATATLDIGDKWQAFAKQSGVTPEFTDNGNDLGPVIARLKAGNANDLFDVGGFQGGAEKELARQGVIVPWDLSKIPNYESVWPWAKNIPYLKQDGKQYGIPTVVNADSIIYRPDKLGKIDSYGAIFDPKLKGRVAMEDAWINSVIFTAMYLKESENKPIVDPGNLTESELGMVMEFLIKHKTDGQFRTFWNGWEQGVQLVADQEVDAMTGWEPIVYEGRKRGLQVEYAAPVEGYEGWGNNTVLLKGAADRGVADAAHGFVNGLLGGLYGCELGQARGYLVPTDNNVAYAKAHPEEYKPEEIEKLAEHVKAKFAGKIYWQNARPDNFQLYEEWWQKLRNA from the coding sequence ATGACGATCCATGACAGACCACTTTCATCCAACCGGAACAGCAATGTGCAGCGCCGCGATTTCCTGAAGCTGATGGGCGCAGGTGCTGCCCTGTCTGCCGGCGGCCTGGGTTTCGCCTCGCGTCTTGCCGCGCAAGGGGCTGGCACGGTTGCCTTCTGGGCCACGGCAACGCTGGACATCGGCGACAAATGGCAGGCGTTTGCAAAGCAGAGTGGCGTAACTCCTGAATTTACCGACAACGGCAACGACCTCGGTCCGGTGATCGCCCGCCTCAAGGCGGGCAATGCCAATGATCTTTTCGACGTCGGTGGCTTCCAGGGCGGTGCCGAAAAGGAGCTTGCGCGCCAAGGCGTCATCGTTCCCTGGGACCTTTCGAAGATCCCGAATTACGAGAGCGTGTGGCCGTGGGCAAAGAACATTCCCTACCTGAAGCAGGACGGAAAGCAGTACGGCATACCGACCGTGGTCAACGCCGACTCGATCATCTATAGGCCCGACAAACTGGGCAAGATCGACAGCTACGGTGCGATCTTCGATCCGAAGCTGAAAGGTCGCGTTGCGATGGAGGATGCGTGGATAAATAGCGTCATCTTTACCGCCATGTACCTGAAGGAAAGCGAAAACAAGCCGATCGTCGATCCCGGCAACCTGACCGAGTCCGAACTCGGTATGGTCATGGAGTTCCTGATCAAGCACAAGACCGACGGCCAGTTCCGCACGTTCTGGAATGGCTGGGAACAGGGTGTGCAACTCGTTGCCGACCAAGAGGTCGACGCGATGACCGGATGGGAGCCTATTGTCTACGAAGGCCGCAAGCGCGGGCTGCAGGTGGAATACGCCGCACCCGTCGAAGGTTACGAAGGCTGGGGCAACAACACCGTTCTCCTCAAGGGGGCTGCCGATCGCGGTGTAGCCGACGCCGCGCATGGCTTCGTCAATGGCCTGCTCGGCGGCCTCTACGGCTGCGAGCTCGGCCAGGCGCGCGGCTATCTGGTGCCGACCGACAACAACGTCGCCTATGCCAAGGCGCATCCAGAAGAATACAAGCCGGAAGAGATTGAGAAGCTGGCCGAACACGTGAAAGCCAAGTTCGCCGGCAAGATCTACTGGCAGAATGCCAGGCCGGACAATTTCCAGCTTTACGAAGAGTGGTGGCAGAAGCTGCGCAACGCCTGA
- a CDS encoding ABC transporter permease encodes MARLRLPMSSMLMTPPLLAILTLGLAPLTIVVVWSFWSWDPQTYWIKPDLSLAGYEAILDAGRWTVIVSTLVKAFATAFLCLLIAYPTAYAIHFLAGRRLNILLLALITTPFFTSYLIRSFSWRLVLGRTGVINTMLQQFGITHAPLDWLLFSNFAVVVGLVASYLPFAIFPLLLSMRRVDPTLLAAAQDLGAGFWRSLATILLPLTLSGIFAGFLFVFVMVVGSSTEVQMLGGAGASIVSVMINDVMRVANYPLAFAISTVVLAVIFGLVLVGNRLFGLASLFEDQSP; translated from the coding sequence ATGGCGAGACTGCGCCTGCCTATGTCGTCGATGCTGATGACGCCGCCGCTTCTGGCGATCCTGACGCTTGGGCTCGCGCCGCTGACCATCGTCGTCGTCTGGAGCTTCTGGAGCTGGGACCCCCAGACCTATTGGATAAAACCGGATCTGAGCCTTGCCGGCTACGAAGCCATTCTGGACGCGGGCCGCTGGACCGTCATCGTCTCGACGCTGGTGAAGGCTTTCGCCACGGCGTTCCTCTGTCTGCTGATTGCCTATCCCACCGCCTATGCGATCCATTTTCTCGCAGGCCGGCGGTTGAACATCCTGCTTCTCGCGCTGATTACCACCCCCTTTTTCACGTCATACCTTATCCGCTCCTTTTCATGGCGGCTCGTGCTCGGCCGCACGGGTGTCATCAATACGATGCTGCAGCAATTCGGCATCACCCACGCACCCCTCGACTGGTTGCTTTTCAGCAATTTCGCGGTCGTGGTCGGACTTGTCGCTTCCTATCTGCCGTTCGCGATCTTCCCGTTGCTGTTGTCGATGCGCCGTGTCGATCCAACATTGCTGGCGGCGGCCCAGGATCTCGGCGCCGGCTTCTGGAGAAGCCTTGCGACCATTCTGCTCCCGCTGACATTGTCGGGCATTTTCGCCGGCTTCCTGTTCGTCTTCGTCATGGTGGTCGGGTCTTCGACAGAGGTCCAGATGCTCGGCGGCGCAGGCGCTTCGATCGTTTCTGTAATGATCAACGACGTTATGCGTGTCGCCAACTATCCGCTGGCCTTTGCAATCTCGACGGTGGTCCTTGCTGTCATCTTCGGTCTGGTGCTGGTCGGCAACCGGCTTTTCGGCCTTGCCTCGCTCTTCGAGGACCAGTCACCATGA
- a CDS encoding ABC transporter permease — MMLREGLSNRILLWVVTIAGLLVIYAPPLYLLAVSFNPALQPGLPSLSNLSLQWYLALPKETALMSALEQSLIIAPVTAFLATGMSLLAALAYFELRARRPAWFLMVILPMFVPGVIQGLALSAVFTRAGIKASSVTVIAGHVLWAMPFAFIVILTSFAAVRRSYLVAAADLGATRWRQFIDITLPLIRPGLISAFIFSFLLSLNEFTRAVYLAGRQNTLPVVLFGKMNSGASPVIYAMSGAIFLVSLACVALIAIRSFIRRAGPATG, encoded by the coding sequence ATGATGCTCCGTGAAGGACTTTCTAACCGCATCCTGCTCTGGGTCGTCACCATCGCCGGACTGCTCGTCATCTATGCACCGCCGCTCTATCTGCTTGCCGTGTCGTTCAATCCGGCGCTTCAGCCGGGTCTTCCGAGCCTGTCCAACCTCAGTCTTCAGTGGTACCTCGCGCTGCCAAAGGAAACGGCGCTGATGTCGGCGTTGGAACAGTCGCTGATCATTGCGCCCGTCACGGCATTTCTGGCGACAGGGATGTCGCTGCTCGCAGCCCTTGCCTATTTCGAGTTGCGGGCCCGGCGACCGGCATGGTTCCTGATGGTCATCCTGCCAATGTTCGTGCCCGGCGTCATTCAGGGGCTGGCTCTTTCGGCGGTTTTTACGCGAGCCGGTATCAAGGCATCGAGCGTGACGGTCATCGCAGGCCACGTGCTGTGGGCGATGCCGTTTGCCTTCATCGTTATCCTCACTAGCTTTGCCGCCGTTCGCCGGTCCTATCTCGTCGCGGCCGCTGATCTCGGCGCTACCCGCTGGCGGCAGTTCATCGATATCACGTTGCCGCTTATCCGGCCGGGCCTGATAAGCGCTTTCATATTCTCTTTCCTGCTTTCGCTGAACGAATTCACCCGTGCCGTCTATCTGGCGGGCCGCCAGAACACGCTTCCGGTGGTGCTGTTCGGCAAGATGAATTCCGGTGCGTCGCCAGTTATCTACGCAATGTCAGGCGCCATTTTCCTGGTGTCTCTCGCCTGCGTCGCTCTCATCGCCATCCGCTCGTTCATTCGCAGGGCTGGCCCGGCGACAGGCTGA
- a CDS encoding Hsp20 family protein, which translates to MATSYDYAPLFRSSVGFDRIFNLLENAQRARSISDWPPYDIVKTGDDTYRISVAVAGFSQDELSLTFQSNLLTVTGNKAETHGEGYLHRGIAGRPFEHRFELADHVRVSGAGLSNGLLSIDLVREIPEAMKPRKIEIQTGPTLAASTTAPQIEAKKAA; encoded by the coding sequence ATGGCAACATCTTATGACTATGCACCGCTTTTCCGCTCGAGCGTCGGCTTCGACAGGATCTTCAATCTTCTCGAAAATGCACAGCGCGCGCGTTCGATCAGCGACTGGCCGCCCTATGACATCGTAAAGACGGGCGACGATACCTACCGCATCTCGGTCGCGGTCGCCGGTTTCTCGCAGGACGAGCTGAGCCTGACGTTCCAGTCGAACCTGCTGACGGTTACCGGAAACAAGGCGGAAACGCATGGTGAAGGTTATCTGCACCGCGGAATTGCCGGTCGCCCGTTCGAACATCGCTTCGAATTGGCAGACCACGTCCGCGTCTCCGGCGCCGGTCTCTCCAACGGCCTGCTGTCCATCGATCTGGTCCGGGAAATTCCGGAAGCGATGAAGCCGCGCAAGATCGAGATCCAGACAGGCCCGACATTGGCCGCCAGCACGACCGCTCCACAAATTGAAGCCAAGAAAGCTGCCTGA
- a CDS encoding LysR family transcriptional regulator, with the protein MRRSDNLNSMNAASFDQFAVFVAIVDEGSFAAAAKSMNRAHSAITYAIQKLEDQTGARLFDRSAYRPLLTEAGIALLPRARRILDVVAEYHLVATGLAKGVETEVRLVIDPFIPMDLVTTTLKAFHETFPTLQVRLMVEPVETSVRAITDGWADVAITVDYFPLTNQLERSACGLIELVAVAAPAHPLARIAGPIEPEVLRDHLQLILAARPSVSTKQDHGIIAVNRWYTTELETKHAMLLVGLGWGSMPRSRVEADIAAGTLVELHPTQWDGLDSMPRFPFVVARRKGTALGTAGRWLVERLSEK; encoded by the coding sequence ATGAGACGTTCGGATAATCTGAACAGCATGAACGCTGCATCCTTCGATCAATTCGCTGTTTTCGTAGCCATCGTTGACGAAGGCAGCTTCGCAGCCGCAGCCAAAAGCATGAACCGGGCGCACTCGGCGATAACCTATGCTATCCAGAAACTGGAGGACCAGACAGGCGCGCGGCTCTTCGACCGCTCAGCTTACCGTCCGTTGCTGACCGAAGCGGGCATTGCGCTGTTGCCGCGCGCGCGAAGAATCCTCGATGTCGTCGCGGAATATCACCTCGTTGCCACGGGTCTGGCAAAAGGCGTCGAGACGGAGGTCCGGCTCGTCATCGATCCGTTCATTCCAATGGATCTCGTGACGACAACACTGAAAGCTTTCCACGAGACCTTCCCGACCCTGCAGGTGCGCCTCATGGTCGAGCCGGTCGAGACTTCCGTCCGGGCGATTACGGATGGTTGGGCAGATGTCGCGATAACCGTCGATTATTTCCCCTTGACCAACCAGCTGGAACGCAGCGCCTGCGGATTGATCGAACTCGTTGCGGTCGCGGCACCTGCACATCCGCTTGCTAGGATCGCCGGCCCCATCGAGCCTGAAGTTCTGCGAGATCACCTGCAGCTCATTCTTGCAGCACGTCCCTCCGTTTCGACAAAGCAGGATCACGGGATCATCGCCGTCAATCGCTGGTACACGACCGAGCTCGAGACCAAGCACGCTATGCTGCTTGTCGGCCTCGGATGGGGAAGCATGCCACGGTCGCGGGTAGAAGCCGATATTGCAGCGGGGACGCTCGTGGAGCTCCACCCCACGCAATGGGATGGATTGGACAGTATGCCGAGATTTCCCTTTGTCGTCGCACGGCGAAAAGGTACTGCCCTGGGCACGGCGGGTCGCTGGCTCGTGGAGAGGCTGTCAGAGAAATGA